A single window of Mycolicibacterium aurum DNA harbors:
- a CDS encoding TetR/AcrR family transcriptional regulator has translation MSDRGRSADPRAERVRTRLREAAFALAHEHAVDEITVGDLVTRAEVSRQVFYRHFRDRDDAVTAAFSDAFDRAVAGADGADARTRVLELFAFADRHPSMCRNIVPSTVNHHVLTMYRDALMAPCRQIAAEGMAVLDSIAPLPADAVSRFLVGGFMEVLRSWMEDPHASDLHSRVRAALHTVDVLLGITQKGSTRG, from the coding sequence ATGTCCGACCGCGGCCGCAGCGCCGACCCCCGCGCCGAGCGGGTGCGTACCCGCCTCCGCGAGGCTGCCTTCGCCCTGGCACACGAGCATGCCGTCGACGAAATCACCGTCGGCGACCTCGTCACCCGGGCCGAGGTCAGCAGGCAGGTGTTCTACCGGCACTTCCGCGACCGCGACGACGCTGTCACCGCAGCCTTCAGCGACGCGTTCGACCGAGCGGTCGCCGGCGCTGACGGTGCCGACGCCCGCACCCGCGTCCTGGAACTGTTCGCCTTCGCTGACCGGCATCCGTCGATGTGTCGCAACATCGTCCCGAGCACCGTCAACCACCACGTGCTGACGATGTATCGCGACGCGCTGATGGCCCCGTGCCGGCAGATCGCCGCCGAGGGCATGGCGGTGCTCGACAGCATCGCCCCCCTACCTGCAGACGCCGTCAGCAGATTCCTGGTGGGCGGATTCATGGAGGTCCTGCGCTCCTGGATGGAGGACCCGCACGCCTCCGACCTGCATTCCCGTGTGCGAGCGGCGCTCCACACCGTCGACGTGCTCCTCGGCATCACCCAGAAAGGATCCACTCGTGGGTAG
- a CDS encoding membrane protein, which translates to MGRHHTPDLAGIRNRSAIRTTVLALAGLTVFVIAMVASYSGAFAKPALHHMTVAVAAPQQIVDGLRDQNALSVNAVGDAAAARAQVYERTADTAFAVTPDRQMTIYVAGGGGHSVAAAAEVVGRATAERAGLTPTVEDVAPTSAGDPSGTVEFYAVIFISIGASLGAALLGRLMGTVRTPSTLALRTVSLAVFSAVLAGVVTVYVGPVLDALTGHPLQVFAVLWLYAMAVGGAVTGVAAAFGTLASVLLGLFLVVVGNAAAAGPVGRPLLSGFYSTFSTIVPQGSGVSLLRSISYFDGHGAVTPLVTLAIWAAAGCCLAVLATAARVNYRALYERRAGGYRALLRPRLLPSAD; encoded by the coding sequence GTGGGTAGACACCACACCCCTGACCTCGCCGGCATCCGCAATCGCTCCGCGATCCGCACGACGGTGCTCGCCCTGGCCGGGCTGACCGTGTTCGTGATCGCGATGGTGGCCAGCTACTCGGGCGCGTTCGCCAAACCGGCACTGCACCACATGACCGTCGCGGTGGCGGCTCCGCAGCAGATCGTCGACGGCCTCCGGGACCAGAATGCGTTGTCCGTCAACGCCGTCGGTGATGCGGCGGCGGCCAGGGCGCAGGTCTATGAACGCACGGCCGACACCGCCTTCGCCGTCACGCCCGATCGCCAGATGACCATCTACGTGGCCGGCGGCGGTGGCCACAGTGTCGCGGCGGCCGCCGAGGTGGTCGGCCGGGCGACGGCCGAGCGGGCCGGCCTGACGCCGACCGTCGAGGACGTCGCACCGACGTCGGCCGGTGACCCGTCGGGCACCGTCGAGTTCTACGCCGTCATCTTCATCTCCATCGGCGCGTCACTGGGTGCGGCCCTGCTCGGCCGCCTGATGGGGACGGTGCGCACCCCGTCCACGCTGGCCCTGCGCACCGTGTCGCTGGCCGTTTTCTCCGCGGTGCTCGCCGGCGTCGTCACCGTCTACGTCGGGCCGGTGCTCGACGCGCTCACCGGCCACCCCCTGCAGGTGTTCGCCGTGCTGTGGCTCTACGCGATGGCCGTCGGAGGAGCCGTCACCGGGGTCGCCGCCGCGTTCGGCACCCTGGCCTCGGTGCTGCTCGGCCTGTTCCTCGTCGTGGTCGGCAATGCGGCGGCCGCAGGTCCGGTCGGCAGGCCGCTGCTGTCGGGCTTCTACTCGACGTTCAGCACGATCGTGCCGCAGGGATCCGGGGTGTCGCTGCTGCGCAGCATCTCCTACTTCGATGGCCACGGCGCCGTCACGCCGTTGGTCACGCTGGCCATCTGGGCCGCGGCAGGGTGTTGTCTGGCAGTCCTCGCCACCGCTGCCCGGGTGAATTATCGTGCCCTCTATGAACGCCGCGCCGGGGGGTACCGAGCCTTACTACGACCTCGGCTCCTACCATCGGCCGACTGA
- a CDS encoding cysteine hydrolase family protein, whose product MTHTVDVPAEPTSFPIVAGKTALIVIDMQRDFLLPGGFGESLGNDVGQLLKVVPPLASLIGAAREAGLMVIHTREGHQPDLADCPPAKLNRGAPSKRIGDPGRYGRILIRGEYGHDIVDELAPIDGEVVIDKPGKGAFYATELSDILTAAGITQLLITGVTTEVCVHTTTREANDRGYECLVVSDCVGSYFPEFQRIGLEMIKAQGGIFGWVADTAAVIPALTQLTTISV is encoded by the coding sequence GTGACCCACACCGTCGACGTGCCCGCCGAACCGACTTCCTTCCCGATCGTCGCGGGAAAGACCGCACTCATCGTGATCGACATGCAGCGAGACTTCCTGCTGCCCGGCGGCTTCGGCGAGAGCCTGGGCAACGACGTGGGCCAATTGCTGAAAGTGGTTCCGCCGCTTGCCTCTTTGATCGGCGCCGCCCGGGAGGCCGGCCTCATGGTGATCCACACCAGAGAAGGACACCAGCCGGACCTCGCCGACTGCCCGCCGGCCAAACTCAACCGCGGCGCGCCCTCGAAGCGCATCGGCGATCCCGGCAGGTACGGCCGAATCCTGATCCGCGGCGAGTACGGGCACGACATCGTCGACGAACTCGCACCCATCGACGGCGAGGTCGTCATCGACAAGCCCGGCAAGGGCGCGTTCTACGCCACCGAACTGTCCGACATCCTCACCGCGGCGGGAATCACGCAACTGCTGATCACCGGCGTCACCACCGAGGTGTGCGTGCACACCACCACCAGGGAAGCCAACGACCGCGGGTACGAATGCCTTGTCGTATCCGACTGCGTGGGTTCGTATTTCCCGGAGTTCCAGCGCATCGGCCTGGAGATGATCAAGGCACAGGGCGGCATCTTCGGCTGGGTGGCCGACACCGCAGCCGTCATTCCGGCACTCACTCAACTCACCACCATCTCCGTCTAG
- a CDS encoding SulP family inorganic anion transporter, translating into MSTDVTNSPATPPAEPAAEKPVSIPWWTRGDTNAFFGLGFNILVNVLTLTGLMIGVIAVPAGDVLGTVLPALGVALILGNLYYTFLARRLARRENRSDVTALPYGPSVPHLFIVIFVVMLPVYLNTDDPIQAWQAGLAWAFLIGVIVMIGAFVGPYIRKLTPRAAMLGTLAGISITFISMRPAAQMWEAAWIGLPVLAIILIGFFTNVKIPGGIPIGLVALLIGTAIGWAGGYMSAPDVGQAVSDIAIGIPDLRLDMLLNGLSDLAPLLGTAIPLGVYNFTEAMSNVESAAAAGDNFNLRSVLLADGAGAVIGSAFGSPFPPAVYIGHPGWKDAGGRAGYSLASGVVIGILCFLGLFGVLDSLLPVPAIVPILLYIGLLIGAQAFQAVPRLHAVAVVAAILPNLAQWAHGLIDNALNAAGTSAAEVTTEALNSAGVVYEGLKTLGEGAVLVGLILGTMVTFILDKKFLYAAIASAVGAVLSFIGLIHAPQVAWAASPQVALGYVFFGIVCVAFWFLPGAKDPVNVNDPDEADVVAGH; encoded by the coding sequence ATGAGCACCGACGTCACCAATTCACCCGCCACGCCGCCCGCCGAACCCGCTGCCGAGAAACCGGTGTCGATACCGTGGTGGACCCGCGGGGACACCAACGCGTTCTTCGGTCTGGGCTTCAACATCCTGGTCAACGTCCTGACCCTGACCGGGCTGATGATCGGCGTCATCGCCGTTCCCGCCGGCGACGTGCTGGGCACCGTACTGCCGGCGCTGGGTGTCGCCCTGATTCTCGGCAACCTCTACTACACGTTCCTGGCCCGCCGACTTGCCCGGCGCGAGAACAGATCCGACGTCACCGCGCTGCCCTACGGCCCCAGTGTCCCGCACCTGTTCATCGTGATCTTCGTGGTGATGCTTCCGGTGTATCTCAACACCGACGACCCCATCCAGGCGTGGCAGGCCGGGTTGGCGTGGGCGTTCCTGATCGGCGTGATCGTCATGATCGGCGCGTTCGTCGGTCCCTACATCCGCAAGCTCACCCCGCGCGCTGCCATGCTCGGCACGCTTGCCGGCATCTCGATCACGTTCATCTCCATGCGCCCGGCGGCCCAGATGTGGGAGGCGGCCTGGATCGGCCTGCCCGTGCTGGCGATCATCCTGATCGGCTTCTTCACCAACGTGAAGATCCCCGGCGGCATCCCGATCGGGTTGGTGGCCCTGCTGATCGGCACCGCGATCGGCTGGGCGGGCGGGTACATGTCCGCTCCCGACGTCGGCCAGGCGGTCAGCGACATCGCGATCGGTATCCCGGATCTGCGGCTCGACATGCTGTTGAACGGACTTTCCGACCTGGCACCGCTGCTGGGTACGGCGATCCCGCTCGGCGTGTACAACTTCACCGAGGCGATGAGCAACGTCGAGAGCGCCGCGGCCGCCGGTGACAACTTCAATCTCCGCAGCGTGCTGCTCGCCGACGGCGCCGGCGCCGTGATCGGTTCCGCGTTCGGCTCACCGTTCCCGCCCGCGGTGTACATCGGCCACCCGGGCTGGAAAGACGCAGGCGGCCGTGCCGGGTACTCGCTGGCCAGCGGTGTCGTCATCGGAATCCTGTGCTTCCTCGGGCTTTTCGGAGTCCTCGACTCGCTGCTGCCGGTTCCCGCGATCGTGCCGATCCTGCTCTACATCGGCCTGCTCATCGGCGCACAGGCCTTCCAGGCCGTACCGCGACTACATGCCGTGGCGGTGGTCGCGGCGATCCTGCCGAACCTCGCACAGTGGGCGCACGGACTGATCGACAATGCCCTCAACGCCGCGGGGACGTCGGCGGCCGAGGTGACGACGGAGGCCCTCAACAGTGCCGGCGTCGTCTACGAGGGACTGAAGACGCTCGGTGAGGGGGCAGTGCTCGTCGGGCTGATTCTCGGCACGATGGTGACGTTCATCCTGGACAAGAAGTTCCTCTACGCCGCGATCGCGTCTGCGGTCGGGGCGGTGCTGTCGTTCATCGGCCTCATCCATGCGCCCCAGGTGGCGTGGGCGGCCAGCCCGCAGGTCGCGCTGGGATACGTGTTCTTCGGAATCGTCTGTGTCGCATTCTGGTTCCTGCCCGGCGCCAAGGACCCCGTGAATGTGAATGATCCGGACGAAGCGGACGTGGTGGCCGGGCATTAG
- a CDS encoding cupin domain-containing protein: MIRCVRLWTGTDDESHVQTGRLEMTEGRNADLVSTAMGATHVTVEETATGGTLDWHTAPVRQLVVTLAGTLVFTTRDGEEFTLHPGDVLLAEDTTGTGHQWRLVGTDPWRRMYVVLADGVEVPFVAD, translated from the coding sequence ATGATCCGTTGTGTCAGATTGTGGACCGGCACCGACGACGAATCCCATGTCCAGACCGGCCGGCTCGAAATGACGGAAGGCCGTAACGCCGACCTGGTGTCGACGGCCATGGGCGCCACGCACGTCACGGTCGAAGAGACCGCGACGGGCGGCACCCTGGACTGGCACACCGCACCGGTGCGTCAGCTCGTCGTCACGCTCGCAGGCACGCTCGTGTTCACGACCCGCGACGGCGAAGAGTTCACCCTGCATCCGGGTGACGTCCTCCTGGCCGAGGACACCACCGGCACCGGTCACCAGTGGCGCCTCGTCGGCACAGATCCCTGGCGGCGCATGTACGTCGTGCTCGCCGACGGTGTCGAGGTGCCGTTCGTCGCCGACTGA
- a CDS encoding allophanate hydrolase → MVDDFHGPSVGPSVAEILASHAGGTGSPTKTAARVADAIAARGDDGTWLSTVPRDRLIAAAEAIERRPGARTLPLYGVPFGVKDSIDVANQPTTLSCPDYSYIATATAPAVQRLLDAGALYVGKTNLDQFATGLNGTRTPYTIPRSVYGNEMISGGSSSGSALAVALGQVPFAVATDTAGSGRVPAALNGVVGYKPSRGLISTVGLVPACKSLDCLSVMASCIDDVDRALDAMVGRDDDDPWSRDRGSRFAGGTIRVGLPPESELEFFGDDDMRRAHLAFREHLARTHTIVEVSLEPFLAAGTLLYQGPWVAERLVEFGDFLAAQPESIHPVVRQIFEGGHKYTAVDTFTALQKLQELKAVVGRLWQRMDVFVLPTIGTTFTVDEVLAAPIDCNTMLGHYTHFGNLLDLLGAAIPLGMTADGRPYSAMLLGNALSDDTVLQLAAQILDEPRGPHPAPTSPSVVPTPAEERL, encoded by the coding sequence ATGGTCGACGACTTCCACGGTCCATCCGTCGGGCCCTCTGTGGCAGAGATCCTCGCGTCGCACGCCGGCGGTACGGGCTCCCCGACCAAGACCGCCGCTCGGGTCGCCGACGCGATCGCGGCCAGGGGCGATGACGGCACCTGGCTGTCCACGGTCCCGCGCGACCGGCTGATCGCCGCTGCCGAGGCGATCGAACGTCGCCCCGGCGCCCGCACGCTGCCGCTCTACGGAGTGCCGTTCGGGGTCAAGGACAGTATCGACGTCGCCAACCAGCCGACGACGCTGTCGTGCCCGGATTACTCCTACATCGCGACGGCCACCGCGCCGGCCGTGCAGCGGCTTCTCGACGCCGGCGCTCTCTACGTCGGCAAGACGAACCTCGACCAGTTCGCCACGGGGCTCAACGGCACCCGTACGCCGTACACCATCCCGCGCAGCGTGTACGGCAACGAAATGATCTCCGGCGGTTCCAGTTCCGGCTCTGCGCTGGCCGTGGCACTGGGGCAGGTGCCCTTCGCCGTGGCCACCGACACCGCCGGCTCCGGCCGCGTGCCCGCCGCGCTCAACGGTGTCGTCGGCTACAAACCGTCACGCGGGCTCATCAGCACGGTCGGCCTGGTCCCCGCATGCAAATCGCTCGACTGCCTCAGCGTCATGGCGAGTTGCATCGACGACGTCGACCGAGCGCTGGACGCGATGGTCGGGCGCGACGACGACGACCCCTGGTCGCGGGACCGCGGATCCCGATTCGCCGGCGGCACGATTCGGGTCGGACTCCCGCCCGAATCGGAGCTGGAATTCTTCGGAGACGACGACATGCGACGCGCGCACCTCGCGTTTCGCGAACACCTCGCCAGGACCCACACCATCGTCGAGGTCTCGCTCGAACCGTTCCTGGCCGCAGGCACCCTGCTCTACCAGGGACCCTGGGTTGCCGAACGTCTCGTGGAGTTCGGAGATTTCCTTGCGGCGCAGCCGGAATCGATCCATCCCGTGGTCCGCCAGATCTTCGAGGGCGGGCACAAATACACCGCCGTCGACACCTTCACCGCCTTGCAGAAGCTGCAGGAGCTCAAGGCTGTCGTCGGTCGGCTGTGGCAGCGGATGGATGTCTTCGTGCTACCCACCATCGGAACCACATTCACCGTCGACGAGGTCCTGGCTGCCCCCATCGACTGCAACACCATGCTCGGCCACTACACCCATTTCGGGAATCTCCTCGACCTCCTGGGCGCCGCGATACCGCTGGGCATGACGGCGGACGGACGGCCGTACAGCGCCATGCTGCTCGGCAACGCCCTCAGCGACGACACCGTCCTGCAGCTGGCCGCGCAGATCCTCGACGAGCCCCGCGGTCCTCACCCAGCACCGACATCGCCATCCGTTGTCCCCACCCCAGCCGAGGAGCGCCTGTGA